In Solenopsis invicta isolate M01_SB chromosome 1, UNIL_Sinv_3.0, whole genome shotgun sequence, one genomic interval encodes:
- the LOC105202001 gene encoding tyrosine--tRNA ligase, mitochondrial: MNARFLLRLCSTVRNINFDKRRFYCSRNVLKLHQRGMYEDIFPDTSTNEIVDLLNNSPQCVYAGFDPTADSLHVGNLLVLMNLLHWQRAGHQVIALVGGATGLIGDPSHRKSERVEMERYLIEENIKSITKNIETIFNNHQEYFWKNKETALKPLIIVNNLDWYTNVNVIEFIRSIGKYFRMGTMLGRTSVQSRLNSDTGMSFTEFTYQVFQAYDWLQLMKKYKCRFQIGGSDQMGNIMSGYDLITKSMRKEVYGITLPLITAEGGKKFGKSLLNAVWLSSTKSSPFQLYQYFIRAKDSDVEKFLKLFTFIPLNKIEEIVKSHMNDPERRRAQKLLAEQVTLLVHGEDGLLAAKRASAALYDKSIESFVRLNALELTDVFEGATIVDILSEPGITVYELAKKANCFKSDHDAERIITAGGFYVNHQKITNLNEVIVPGIHILSNNLSLLRVGKKTYHIVRWQ, translated from the exons ATGAACGCGCGTTTTTTATTAAGGTTATGTTCCACCGTtagaaacattaattttgacAAACGCAGATTTTACTGCAGCAGAAATGTATTGAAACTACATCAGAGGGGCATGTACGAAGATATATTTCCCGATACCAGTAC aaatgaaaTAGTAGATTTACTGAACAATTCACCGCAATGTGTCTATGCTGGCTTTGATCCAACTGCAGACAGTTTACACGTCGGCAATCTACTCGTCCTGATGAATCTCTTGCACTGGCAGAGAGCAGGGCATCAAGTTATAGCCCTAGTAGGAGGAGCTACGGGTTTAATAGGTGATCCCAGTCATAGAAAGTCTGAACGCGTCGAAATGGAAAGATATCTAATTGAGGAGAATATCAAGTCTATCACGAAGAACATAgaaactatatttaataatcaccAAGAATACTTTTGGAAGAATAAGGAAACAGCACTAAAACCTTTGATTATAGTAAACAATTTGGACTGGTATACAAATGTAAACGTCATTGAATTCATCAGAAGTATTGGAAAGTATTTTCGGATGGGCACAATGCTGGGCAGAACTTCTGTCCAGTCGCGATTGAACTCCGACACAGGGATGAGTTTCACTGAATTCACATATCAAGTGTTCCAAGCGTATGATTGGCTGCAATTGATGAAAAAATACAAGTGTCGCTTCCAAATTGGTGGCAGTGATCAAATGGGTAATATCATGTCTGGATATGATCTGATCACAAAAAGTATGAGAAAGGAAGTTTATGGTATAACATTGCCACTGATAACGGCCGAGGGTGgaaagaaatttggaaagtccCTGTTGAACGCGGTGTGGCTGTCTTCGACAAAATCCTCGCCATTCCAGCTATATCAGTATTTCATCAGAGCCAAAGACTCAGATGTCgagaaattcttaaaattattcacatttataccactgaataaaattgaagaaattgtgAAAAGTCACATGAATGATCCAGAACGGAGAAGAGCACAGAAATTATTAGCAGAACAAGTTACACTTTTAGTACATGGAG AAGATGGATTGCTGGCTGCAAAACGTGCCTCCGCAGCATTGTACGATAAATCAATTGAATCTTTTGTAAGATTAAATGCATTGGAACTAACAGATGTATTTGAAGGAGCAACCATAGTAGATATTTTATCTGAGCCAGGAATTACTGTATACGAGCTAGCAAAAAAGGCAAATTGCTTTAAAAGTGATCATGATGCTGAACGAATCATAACAGCAGGTGGATTTTATGTAAATCatcaaaaaattactaatttaaatGAGGTAATTGTACCTGGCATCCATATACTAAGTAATAATTTGTCATTGCTTAGAGTTGGTAAAAAAACGTATCACATAGTCCGATGgcaataa
- the LOC105202002 gene encoding guanine nucleotide-binding protein subunit beta-like protein 1 has protein sequence MSRPPDPKFLLRGDMAENVHSLLFSINSDVEHLYAGDEKGTVHIWDLKTNRIKCQLSDGHSPCFNLHTTNEADLIVQRRHGIIDMYKINESNWILDRSINYEYCSFCRSQLLSEKDAMLIPLDNSVVGILSLKTFEVESTLNPSKLSYSNKLGTIMAMKPLADMNGLVLVAYEGGQLLLWDMKKNDVLNSLTVEHYPMTFDFDSSLMQGILGSASEKLEIFEMSPSHILSHKSIKLLDHVSGISILSVRPDKKIVTAGCWDGRMMLFSWKKLRPLAILKEHKATVYDIVYSQCKVESYDTKCLMAATGKDGYISMWDIYN, from the exons ATGTCGAGACCACCGGATCCGAAATTTCTGTTGCGCGGTGACATGGCTGAAAACGTGCACAGTTTGTTGTTCTCAATTAATTCCGACGTCGAACACCTTTACGCCGGTGATGAGAAAGGCACAGTTCACATTTGGGATTTAAAG ACGAACAGAATAAAATGTCAGTTATCGGATGGACACAGTCcatgttttaatttacatacaACCAATGAGGCTGATTTGATAGTACAAAGAAGACATGGAATAAttgatatgtataaaataaatgaatcaaACTGGATTTTAGATAGAAGCATTAATTATGAATACTGCAGTTTTTGCAG gTCTCAATTATTATCTGAAAAGGATGCAATGTTGATTCCACTTGATAATTCTGTAGTAGGGATATTATCATTAAAGACATTTGAAGTAGAATCGACATTAAATCCATCCAAACTATCTTATAGTAACAAATTAGGTACCATAATGGCTATGAAACCATTGGCGGATATGAACGGCTTGGTTCTGGTTGCTTATGAGGGTGGTCAATTATTGTTGTGGGACATGAAAAAGAATGATGTCCTTAATTCTCTCACAGTGGAACACTATCCAATGACTTTTGACTTTGACTCTTCTTTGATGCAAGGCATTCTTGGTAGTGCTTCAGAGAAATTggag atttttgaaaTGTCACCAAGTCATATTTTATCTCACAAATCTATAAAACTCTTGGACCATGTTTCTGGTATATCCATTCTTTCTGTAAGACCGGATAAAAAGATTGTCACAGCCGGCTGCTGGGATGGACGTATGATGTTGTTCTCTTGGAAAAAGTTACGGCCACTTGCAATATTAAAAGAGCATAAAGCGACTGTATATGATATTGTTTATTCACAGTGTAAAGTCGAGTCTTATGACACTAAGTGTCTAATGGCAGCAACTGGTAAAGATGGCTATATATCTATGTGGGATATATACAATTAA
- the LOC105207421 gene encoding rac GTPase-activating protein 1 yields MSSLTLLATYDELVRCTNVLINGACEEEFLQFALNQEEMRQKWLASVQECQRLHSALDKAHNEITSLDRKLRHARRNLEEENRKRRAIEEQKDFLEKQIASAREFLFNDRGKSVNDETREKLQFLNNTSQNRQSNLHDVPIDKLNTIAELNSTGSLLSDLNCLSRSEDDLETSAILQSQKKREWKEHRPSSEYAKKHRRSTSHKTVELNSSDRIVATTTVVMPKDGTITASSTIEAIPGDENKDPQISLHNSRKRRKSSSEHKKSKLSHVDANEVPIDIAPSAPKAEILTSTSDSEDVFKPSPNIGGYTMNTKMFRSHHFVAKTTVLKQEKCTACEKKIRFGKIVQKCRDCRATAHIECKDLVPLPCVPMGNTPTLRGMPGTIADYTPITPPMVPSIVVHCINEIELRGMNEQGLYRVSGVTTDADCLIEKFLKCKGAPNLSNVDIATICSTLKKFLRSLREPLITVGLLGDFIRATQLTDKQDADAALYQAISELPQPNRDTLAFLMLHLQRVSSSTECKMPISNLATVFGPTLVGYSSQETSNAMLNETKHQFAIVESLLQIPSDYWATYVNPTNLNGISTPRTGELKHTPSTESLLKRSISRGFFNTPLTSSRTFGRRNKKYFATPPSRIG; encoded by the exons ATGTCGTCGTTGACACTTTTAGCTACCTACGACGAGCTGGTGAGATGTACGAACGTCCTGATAAATGGAGCCTGTGAGGAAG AATTCCTGCAATTTGCATTAAATCAAGAGGAGATGAGACAGAAATGGCTAGCGTCGGTGCAAGAATGCCAACGACTCCATTCAGCTTTGGACAAGGCTCATAACGAGATCACGAGTCTTGATAGGAAACTGCGTCATGCTAGAAGGAATTTAGAGGAAGAGAACCGCAAGCGTCGTGCTATTGAGGAGCAGAAAGATTTTTTG GAGAAACAAATTGCTTCAGCCAGAGAGTTCTTGTTTAATGACAGAGGAAAAAGTGTTAATGATGAAACTAGAGAGAAATTGCAGTTTCTTAATAATACTTCACAGAATCGTCAAAGTAACTTGCATGATGTGCCCATCGATAA acTTAACACGATAGCAGAATTGAATTCCACTGGCTCATTATTGAGTGATCTTAACTGTCTATCAAGATCAGAGGATGACTTGGAGACCAGTGCTATTTTGCAGAGTCAGAAAAAGCGCGAGTGGAAGGAGCATCGCCCCAGTAGCGAATATGCTAAAAAGCATCGTCGTAGCACATCGCACAAAACTGTGGAATTGAACTCCTCTGATAGAATAGTGGCGACTACTACTGTAGTTATGCCAAAGGATGGTACAATTACCGCATCATCCACAATTGAGGCTATACCTGGCGATGAAAACAAAGATCCCCAGATTTCTTTGCACAATTCACGTAAACGGCGTAAGAGCAGTtcagaacacaaaaaatcaaaattgtcGCACGTTGATGCGAACGAAGTGCCAATTGATATAGCg CCATCAGCACCAAAGGCTGAGATTCTTACATCGACTTCAGACTCGGAGGATGTCTTTAAACCTAGTCCAAACATTGGTGGCTACACCATGAATACAAAAATGTTCAGAAGTCATCATTTTGTAGCCAAAACAACAGTTCTCAAGCAGGAAAAGTGCACTGCTTGTgagaaaaa aATTCGATTTGGAAAGATCGTACAGAAGTGCAGAGATTGTAGAGCTACAGCTCATATTGAGTGTAAAGATTTAGTACCGCTGCCATGTGTACCAATGGGAAATACCCCTACATTACGTGGTATGCCG GGCACTATAGCTGATTACACACCTATAACACCACCCATGGTGCCTTCCATAGTAGTTCACTGCATTAACGAAATTGAATTACGTGGAATGAACGAGCAAGGATTATACAGAGTGAGCGGAGTAACCACAGATGCCGATTGTCTCATagaaaagtttttgaaatgtaaaggTGCTCCGAATCTGTCGAATGTTGACATTGCGACCATCTgctctactttaaaaaaatttcttag atCATTACGTGAACCACTGATCACTGTTGGTTTGTTGGGAGACTTCATACGTGCAACACAACTGACGGACAAACAGGATGCTGACGCCGCTCTTTATCAAGCGATATCGGAATTACCACAACCGAATCGAGATACTCTGGCCTTCCTAATGCTACATTTACAGCGTGTATCAAGCAGCACTGAATGTAAGATGCCCATTAGTAATCTTGCCACAGTCTTTGGACCGACTTTAGTCGGTTATAGTTCCCAGGAAACATCTAACGCCATGCTGAATGAAACTAAACATCAATTTGCG ATAGTAGAAAGTTTACTTCAAATTCCAAGTGATTATTGGGCAACTTACGTGAACCCTACAAATTTAAATGGTATTTCCACTCCAAGAACAGGAGAATTGAAGCATACGCCATCCACAGAATCGCTTCTCAAGCGTAGCATCTCCCGCGGTTTCTTCAATACTCCTCTTACTTCCAG CCGCACTTTTGGAAGgagaaacaagaaatattttgctACACCACCCTCTAGAATAGGCTAG
- the LOC105202117 gene encoding coiled-coil domain-containing protein 115 isoform X1, whose translation MVIADSNMNKNIDVLSEEIDELMLRKLELMEEKVRGNIQMETLLKDGHIELAKAKYIRGKENISMLQVPNNEDTVTSLFDLETKTNEDDDTVPYFDISKKLSDAADGPGDPIKWFGVLVPQNLKNSQKRFQESVYLAAKIANVQEELTSVLSKLKTLYIQKDSLCSPNVET comes from the coding sequence aTGGTAATTGCAGATTccaatatgaataaaaatatagacgTTTTATCAGAAGAGATTGATGAGTTGATGTTACGTAAATTAGAATTAATGGAAGAAAAAGTTCGTGGAAATATTCAGATGGAGACATTGCTGAAGGATGGCCACATTGAGTTGGCAAAAGCAAAATATATTCGTGGAAAGGAGAATATCAGTATGCTGCAGGTCCCAAATAATGAAGACACAGTAACATCTCTGTTTGATTTAGAGACTAAAACAAATGAAGATGATGATACTGTACCATATTTTGATATCAGTAAAAAGTTAAGTGATGCTGCAGATGGACCAGGGGATCCTATAAAATGGTTCGGTGTACTGGTTCCACAAAACTTGAAAAACAGTCAAAAACGTTTCCAAGAATCAGTTTATCTTGCTGCAAAAATAGCAAATGTGCAAGAAGAACTTACATCTGTACTCTCCAAGCTTAAGACATTGTATATTCAAAAAGATAGTTTATGTTCTCCAAATGTTGAAacttaa
- the LOC105202117 gene encoding coiled-coil domain-containing protein 115 isoform X2, with protein MNKNIDVLSEEIDELMLRKLELMEEKVRGNIQMETLLKDGHIELAKAKYIRGKENISMLQVPNNEDTVTSLFDLETKTNEDDDTVPYFDISKKLSDAADGPGDPIKWFGVLVPQNLKNSQKRFQESVYLAAKIANVQEELTSVLSKLKTLYIQKDSLCSPNVET; from the coding sequence atgaataaaaatatagacgTTTTATCAGAAGAGATTGATGAGTTGATGTTACGTAAATTAGAATTAATGGAAGAAAAAGTTCGTGGAAATATTCAGATGGAGACATTGCTGAAGGATGGCCACATTGAGTTGGCAAAAGCAAAATATATTCGTGGAAAGGAGAATATCAGTATGCTGCAGGTCCCAAATAATGAAGACACAGTAACATCTCTGTTTGATTTAGAGACTAAAACAAATGAAGATGATGATACTGTACCATATTTTGATATCAGTAAAAAGTTAAGTGATGCTGCAGATGGACCAGGGGATCCTATAAAATGGTTCGGTGTACTGGTTCCACAAAACTTGAAAAACAGTCAAAAACGTTTCCAAGAATCAGTTTATCTTGCTGCAAAAATAGCAAATGTGCAAGAAGAACTTACATCTGTACTCTCCAAGCTTAAGACATTGTATATTCAAAAAGATAGTTTATGTTCTCCAAATGTTGAAacttaa
- the LOC105202003 gene encoding protein decapentaplegic — protein MRMSPPLGLVLVAAVTLLASANANAETGLHIDSDTATLLSSSPSSSLSSSSSSSYYFGTKDRDQVIAGMEASLLSLLGFTKRPRPQGQAHIPKSLRDLHARQNVIGVVDIAKPGIHTRSANTVRSFPHIESDLDHKFRSLNRFRLSFNVSGIPSGETLQAAELTLTRVAVPDKQDINAKHKRGRVLVYDIIRPGVKGRSKPILRLIDSKLIDATKNASISLDVHPAVSRWIENHLDNHGLLVHVTGALASTREHVRLRRAADEHKDAWVVSRPMLYTYMDDGRYGMASADQIMDRRARRAALRKNRRKDGRVNCRRHPLYVDFADVGWNDWIVAPPGYDAFYCHGDCPFPLADHLNSTNHAIVQTLVYSTKPSMVPKACCVPTSLSSISMLYLDEENKVVLKNYQDMAVLGCGCR, from the exons ATGCGCATGTCGCCGCCGCTGGGGTTAGTGCTCGTGGCAGCAGTCACGCTGCTAGCAAGTGCGAATGCTAACGCGGAGACGGGCCTACACATCGATTCGGACACGGCCACGTTGTTATCATCATCACCATCTTCGTCGctatcatcatcgtcgtcgtcgtcgtattACTTCGGAACGAAGGATCGCGATCAGGTGATAGCTGGGATGGAGGCCAGCCTGCTCTCCCTCCTGGGCTTCACGAAGAGACCGAGGCCGCAAGGTCAAGCCCACATCCCGAAGTCACTCAGGGATCTTCATGCCCGTCAGAACGTTATCGGCGTCGTGGACATCGCGAAGCCGGGCATTCACACACGATCGGCTAACACCGTTCGTTCATTTCCACATATCG AGAGCGATCTGGACCACAAGTTCCGATCCCTGAACCGTTTTCGATTGTCCTTCAACGTAAGCGGGATACCTAGCGGCGAGACGTTGCAGGCTGCGGAATTAACCCTGACGCGCGTCGCGGTTCCGGACAAACAGGATATAAATGCGAAACATAAGCGCGGCCGAGTGTTGGTGTACGATATAATACGGCCCGGCGTGAAGGGTCGCAGCAAGCCGATATTGCGGCTGATCGACAGCAAACTGATTGACGCAACAAAGAACGCGTCGATCAGTCTGGACGTGCATCCTGCTGTGTCGAGATGGATAGAGAATCATCTGGACAATCACGGGCTGCTGGTGCACGTGACCGGTGCGCTCGCCAGCACGCGGGAACACGTGCGGCTGAGACGGGCCGCCGACGAGCACAAGGACGCGTGGGTGGTGAGCCGGCCGATGCTCTACACGTACATGGACGACGGCCGTTACGGGATGGCATCCGCGGATCAGATAATGGACCGGCGGGCCAGGCGGGCCGCCCTGCGGAAGAACCGGCGGAAGGACGGCCGCGTGAATTGCCGGCGGCATCCGCTCTACGTCGACTTCGCGGACGTCGGCTGGAACGATTGGATCGTCGCGCCGCCCGGATACGACGCCTTCTACTGCCACGGTGATTGCCCGTTTCCTCTGGCGGACCATCTGAACTCGACAAATCACGCGATCGTGCAGACCCTCGTTTACTCGACCAAGCCGAGCATGGTGCCGAAGGCGTGTTGCGTGCCGACCTCGCTCAGCTCGATATCGATGCTCTATCTGGACGAGGAGAACAAGGTAGTACTGAAGAACTATCAGGACATGGCGGTCCTCGGATGCGGCTGTCGTTGA
- the LOC105202118 gene encoding sorting nexin-14: protein MQDLYFFSAAVSAIVILLVAFIVIVFNSIVWVLIVASIYLIASFYAVQLAQCVDSLLTRFNIISDKFITKYEIKDSCSVCSKNACKRHKLLPHSTKVKVPKDFDHALEQLLEEVLQIYVCTWYSDFSANEAFIQQLRLAITTAAKNITVRLLRADTATIVFDGLIPLAIQHAQDWNALLKMSKSEFKTPQEYIGTCMSSKIHPAAYSREAELNYLRGLVTALLPHLLPAIHVSTNNKVILREILANWVLLPAIDALADPENINMLVTLSTHHDTILSNAAEFVTVPILQSWVTVPAMHSHITHSCFKPSLNDILNDPELLYMFMQHIKESGPMNLLQFCLDIDDLSKRMLNPEMSSSAEKSLYVDVRNMYTVYLDPDGPEYLYLPLHISKGIQQILEGGPEKIQELRTSRPFYQAHQEAHALLESTCLPSFHHSYQLYKLLCGYLSQQTKATATSNNASGGASTPTRFNNQGKIDGVLRTTTIDDTPFQLQGAYPVEEVDCTARAYNEIKGFGDKSNRDLTTWRVAVPHVDGGGAQPVYMIAIHSVAEAKSWTVLRQDQDFYTLRTRLTEFHGDKELNDSPLPSRKNPHLPLAANRQRYEEFLQKLLSKPMLRSSELLYTFLTTPNLKPYLANYSTPDIGILYQSMAYKLRKEKGQHLDKFMSTFLASTNTKYEHMDMGVEPSSEHLGETESKGKKLIDDVFGNNLNLPVTLQNLPCSLPQRDHVKGASLCIVEALDGLLSVPLIISRLFWMFAFLLRKRLDPIVNAVFYNTLIKLLSGGRASIVVKLLHAKIVGKNYMKDFSSQGKSRNYYETAKEGLNSLWRLMGFSKPWNNLMDSFLDPLQNAPFNKHLAYLLLDHLLVNLFPEMIA from the exons ATGCAGGATCTGTATTTTTTTAGTGCCGCAGTATCAGCGATTGTCATTTTACTTGTCGCGTTTATCGTGATCGTGTTTAACag CATTGTGTGGGTGCTTATTGTGGCCAGCATCTATTTGATTGCCAGTTTTTACGCCGTTCAACTGGCACAGTGCGTTGACAGTTTACTGACGAGGTTTAATATCATAAGCGATAAGTTTATCAcgaaatatgaaattaaagatTCGTGCAGCGTCTGCAGCAAGAATGCCTGCAAGAGGCACAAATTGTTGCCACATTCAACCAAGGTCAAAGTACCAAAGGATTTTGACCATGCATTGGAACAG CTTTTGGAGGAGGTACTGCAAATTTATGTCTGCACATGGTACTCGGATTTTTCAGCAAATGAAGCTTTCATACAACAGCTTCGTTTGGCAATAACAACAGCAGCAAAGAATATCACAGTGCGACTATTGCGTGCAGACACAGCAACCATCGTCTTCGACGGCCTGATTCCCCTAGCAATACAACATGCCCAAGATTGGAATGCATTGCTCAAAATGTCTAAGTCTGAGTTTAAAACGCCCCAAGAGTACATCGGGACTTGCATGAGCTCTAAAATTCACCCAGCTGCTTATTCAAGAGAAGCCGAATTGAATTATTTGCGGGGACTGGTCACTGCATTGTTACCGCACTTATTACCTGCCATACATGTTTCAACGAacaataaa GTGATACTTCGAGAAATCTTAGCAAATTGGGTGCTATTACCAGCAATTGATGCACTTGCAGAtccagaaaatataaatatgctgGTGACATTATCCACTCATCATGACACTATTCTGTCTAATGCTGCAGAGTTCGTTACCGTACCAATATTGCAATCTTGGGTGACAGTTCCAGCAATGCATTCACACATTACACACAGTTGCTTTAAACCATCTTTAAATGATATCCTAAATGATCCTGaactattatatatgtttatgcAGCACATCAAAGAATCAGGACCCATGAATCTTCTTCAATTTTGTTTAGATATTG acGATCTCAGTAAGCGTATGTTAAATCCGGAAATGTCGAGTAGTGCTGAAAAAAGTTTGTACGTAGATGTTCGGAATATGTACACGGTATATCTTGATCCTGATGGTCCAGAATATCTGTATTTACCGTTGCATATATCGAAAGGCATACAACAAA TATTAGAAGGTGGGccagaaaaaattcaagaaCTGCGGACATCGCGGCCTTTTTATCAAGCTCATCAAGAGGCACATGCACTCCTAGAAAGTACTTGCCTACCATCATTCCATCATAGTTATCAA TTATATAAACTCTTATGCGGCTACTTATCTCAACAAACAAAGGCTACTGCAACATCCAA TAACGCAAGCGGAGGTGCATCTACTCCCACGCGATTCAATAATCAAGGCAAGATCGATGGCGTTTTACGCACGACTACAATCGACGATACTCCATTTCAACTGCAGGGCGCCTACCCAGTCGAAGAGGTAGATTGCACGGCTCGAGcatataatgaaattaaaggCTTCGGCGATAAGAGTAATCGTGACTTAACGACGTGGCGAGTCGCCGTTCCCCACGTGGACGGCGGTGGCGCACAGCCGGTATACATGATCGCTATTCACAGCGTAGCGGAAGCTAAATCGTGGACGGTCCTACGGCAGGATCAAGATTTCTATACGCTACGTACGCGACTCACCGAATTCCACGGTGACAAGGAGTTGAATGACTCGCCGTTACCGTCGCGCAAGAATCCGCACTTGCCCCTCGCGGCTAATCGTCAACGTTACGAGGAATTTCTGCAGAAGTTGCTGTCCAAACCGATGCTGAGAAGCAGCGAGCTCCTTTACACTTTTCTTACAACGCCGAACTTAAAGCCATACTTGGCAAATTACAGCACACCCGACATCGGCATCCTCTATCAAAGCATGGCTTATAAATTGCGGAAGGAGAAGGGACAGCATCTCGACAAGTTCATGAGCACTTTTCTGGCGTCGACGAACACGAAATACGAGCACATGGACATGGGTGTCGAACCGTCGAGCGAGCATCTCGGCGAAACGGAGAGTAAAGGTAAAAAGCTGATAGATGATGTATTCGGCAATAATCTGAATCTACCAGTTACTCTCCAAAATTTGCCGTGCAGTCTACCGCAGCGTGATCACGTGAAAGGTGCAAGTTTGTGCATCGTAGAAGCTc TTGATGGTCTACTAAGTGTACCTCTGATTATTTCGCGACTTTTCTGGATGTTTGCCTTCTTATTGCGCAAAAGGCTAGATCCTATCGTGAATGCGGTATTTTATAACACTCTGATTAAGCTTCTGAGCGGTGGCCGCGCTTCCATCGTCGTCAAACTTCTACATGCGAAAATAGTGGGCAAGAATTATATGAAGGACTTTTCTTCGCAAGGAAAATCTCGAAATTACTACGAAACGGCAAAGGAGGGGCTGAATTCCTTGTGGCGGTTAATGGGATTCTCTAAGCCTTGGAATAACTTGATGGATTCTTTCTTAGATCCTTTACAAAACGCACCGTTCAATAAGCATCTGGCATATCTTTTACTAGACCATCTCCTAGTTAATCTTTTCCCAGAAATGATTGCATAA